The Pectobacterium wasabiae CFBP 3304 DNA segment CATAAAGACAGGCTCTCTTCATCGTAATAACTCATGCCTTCCTCCAGTTCATCCGTGGTGAAAGACAGTTGATTTGCCTGAACCATCACTTCTTCTTCATCCAGCAATAACGTGTATTCGTGGCCCACGCGTCGCCACTGCCGTTCACTGCCTGCAACGGAACGCGCAGCATCTTCGACATCAGCCAGTACCGCCAGTTGGCCTTTCACTTCCTCATTGAACCAGTGCCCAATCGCTTCATGTCCCATCGACATACGAACGATGACCTGGCCCGTCACATCCCGCAAAAATTCATAGTCCATGATGTCATCCTCACTGTGATGTTTCTTATGTTCAGTCTAGTGCTCCAATTGCTCTCTCACCGTGACCACTGGCAAAACGCGAGATTATTTTTACACAGGAACCGCGACGTATGGCGAGATATGATAACGTGATTGCCCGTAACACGACCAGATGCCGACTCATTTCTTACGCTTCAGGAAAAACAGACTGCGATGCACAAAACCATTCAACGGCGTATTTATGC contains these protein-coding regions:
- the yacL gene encoding protein YacL, whose protein sequence is MDYEFLRDVTGQVIVRMSMGHEAIGHWFNEEVKGQLAVLADVEDAARSVAGSERQWRRVGHEYTLLLDEEEVMVQANQLSFTTDELEEGMSYYDEESLSLCGLDDFLTLVEKYREFVLH